The Drosophila sechellia strain sech25 chromosome 2R, ASM438219v1, whole genome shotgun sequence nucleotide sequence TGTCGTATAGAAGATGAGCTCGTTTAGCTAGACGATTCCTGGGATGTGCAtgcaatatatgtataaaatatatctTTGTTCTTGTATGTTGATTATGAAAATAAGTCGCAATGACTGCTCTGGGGTGTAGACATCCACTTCTCATCTATAAAATCTATTTGTATCCGGTcttaaaaaacaatttccaaAACTACAACTTTGCGTATAAGGCTTTCCTAGGGTTTGTCAGACTATTCAATGCGTTCTCGTGTTTGGAAAAGGAAACAACTCTATATGCTGTACAATGCAACGACAATGTGGGATGATTTCAGGGTACTGTATGCTTAACCGGTTGCATGGATGATTGACAAATGCTTGCTTTTCCACAACGTGGACAACTAGGTATTTTGGTTTGTGTTGGTCTCTCGGCCAGTGAGCAACAATCAAAAGTTCTCTCGTTAGTAGATGTATTTTCTATGTAGATAtcgtttataaatatatatgtccTGTATCTGTATGATCATGCTGCCTTCATGTATAAATATTGAACTCACATCGACTACCAAAGCCAAGTAAAATTACTCGAAACCAATTTCGTACACAagtaaaagcaaaagccaaaggcTACAACGATCGGGCTAGGCCCGTTGGTAAATCCTTGAACTAACAACGAGCTTCTAACACCATTCGGCCGTGTATGAAAAGTCCTGGAAGAGCACTTGCTCCTCCTCGGTCAAGTGTCGCGGCTCCTTCGGTGGCGTTAGCTGAGCCTTCTCCGACGTGAACTCCTCGTCAAAGTTTGACACATCCTCCAAGTGGTTCTGCAAGGCAGTTGGAAGCAATGTTAAAATATgacattttatattaaatgttGCAATTTAACTTACAATTGTCGGCACGAATGGTGGTTTAACCTTTCGCAGGAGCAGGTCATCCCACACAATCGACCGGAAGAATGCCTGTTTCTTAACATCTTCCGCATCCCGTTCCGAGGATCCCAGGCGTCTCTCTGGATTCTTACGCAaaagctgcaaaaaaaaaaattggaattAAGTTCTGCTTTCGAATAGTAACTTATGCAATCAATCAGCTTACCCTACGCATCACGGCTATGGCCTCCAGCGAGAGGAAGCGCGGATAGCGCACCTCATCGTTGACAATTGAATCGAATACTTCCTCCTCATCGTCACCAGGGAATGGGGACTGTAATCATTAATTACGATTATTACAAAGTGTATTTTTAAAGCTTATTGCATTCGACCTACCTCACCAACCAACATCTCGAAGATCAACACACCCAAGCCCCACCAATCCACAGCTCGTGTGTATGAAGTTTCCGTGAGCACTTCCGGAGCCAGAAACTCGGGCGTTCCACAGAATGTGCCCGTGCGATCACCGAAGCCCATGCCCTCCTTGCACAAACCAAAGTCCGCGATCTTCACATATCCTTCCGTGTCCAAAAGCAAGTTGTCCAGCTTCAGGTCCCGGTATATGATCTTGTTCTCGTGCAGGTACTGCAAGCCCAGAACCACACAAGCGGCGTAGAAAACGGCTCTCGGCTCTAGGAACACGTCCGTGTGGATGTGCATCATCAAATCTCCGCCAGCAGCGTATTCCATCACAAAGCATACGTGTTGCTAGCACGatgaaaatgtaaacaaattattatacAATTTATAACCCCTCAGCTTATCTCTACTTACCTCAGTCTGGAAGCACGAATACAAGTTAACTAAGAACGGATGACGCATGGCGTTGGCCACCTCGAAGATGCGCTTTTCGCTAAGCAGGGACTCCACTTCGTCGCGGGCGATGATGTCTCCCTTCTTCAGCGCCTTAATAGCATAGTACTGGTTGTTGCTTCGCAATTGGGACAGAATCACCTTGCCAAAGTGGCCGCGTCCCAGAACGCTTAGCAAACGGAAGTTGTCCATTGACAACATGCCGGCATTGGGAGGCTGCTTTCCAGCCCGGCCGGTCTCGAGCCCTCCGGATTCACGATACTGCAAGCCACGGGCCACATTCctgcgctgctgctgttgattgGAGTTGCTGGTGGTGGAGGAGCTGGGTGAGTAAACAGAAGCTGCAGCTGCCGCTTTGGCCACATTCAGCTCATACTGGTTAGCGTAGATGGGCTGCTGCTGTGGAGGCTGCTTCTCTTGCCTTTGGGTGGGCTGCTGGAACTGCGGCGCTCCGGCAGCGGCGCTGTTTCCGTAAATGGTTGGAGTCGGTGGCTCCTGGATGATGGGCGAAGATTGCTGCGCATACTGCTGCTGGCTACTGCCCACGTAAAGCTTGCCCAACTGTGGTATGACCTAGAGCGCACAAGAAGATACACTTTAGTCATCAAAGAAAGTAGCGTTGGGTGTACATTTATTAGTGGCTACAACTTGAGAGCTTGGTGAATCCAATCACTTAATTCCCTGGCGATTACCTGCTGGACCTGGTCTGCTGTTTCTAACTTTTCAACTGTCTCGAGGAGAATACTTTCGACACAAGCCTCGGAAACTTTGGCAGTTTGCGCTTCTGCCACCGGCTTAATCTCCGGCTGTGAATCCGGCTCGGCTACCTCCTCGATCAGGCAACTGGTCGTCCGGCTGGCATTGATCGGTTCGAGGGTAATATGTACAAGACTAATACGGGCCTGCAAGAGGATGGTTCTTCATAGTATGGTAGATTGATCGGGGATTTGATTGAACCCAAGAAACACACATACAGCGGGAGGTACAGGATTGGATGCGCATGGACACACTAACAGTTGGTTGATGGTTCGCGCGGGCGACAAGTCGAGGTAATGGAGCTGATTATGAgtgcgctgctgctgctgttggagcTGGACCGCAAACATCTGCCTCAAGACCTGGCCGAGCACATGGAAGGTTGGCACAATCATAACGTTCCTACATCGCGATCGATACCGACACGGATACGACACCTAGGCGGGATGGCCAAAACCGCGCCGGCCAACTGAAGGAGAACAAGTGCCAAAGTCATGACCAGAGGCCAGGCATTTGCGTCGTTGTTTTGGGTCTAAAAATGACCAGCCGAAAGGAAAATGTGACAACAGCGCACATAACGATGAGTACATAGCTGGGACACACATAGATACAAAGGTAAGCGAACACAGGGACAAACATCTTcgatgaaaatggaaatggaaatgggcaaCACTGACGTTGCAACGTGAGAGGGGGGGCGAAACGGAAGGTGGGCGTGGGTGGGATAAAAGAACACATTTCCCGAACATTGGCACGTGAAGTGGCGCACTTTCGGGTGCCTCCTAAAGACCCAATTCTCCCAAGAAATATCCCCTTTTCTTTCCTCTGATCTTTTCGCTGTCATTCGCCAGAAGCGCGTCTATTTAAAGAGTTTAAAATTGTCACTTCTAGCTTTTATTTCGCGTCGATCATATTGGTTCCTCCTCAAATAAGTGGGAAATTTTAAATCTAAAACAAATTCTAAAGCTCTCAAGTTGCttattattgaaaaatatgttatttaATCATTTAAAAACGCTATATCTACGTTTAGTTAAGCTGTGCAGCTTACATCTGTGCCATTAGGATTGCCAATTTAGAGCTCTTCCTTTCAATAGGAACTATGTATAATTCAAGCCACTAACTACATCAATCTATTTAACACTGTTAATTAAATGGTGAGTCACATTCAAAGCTAAACTTTTAGTTAGTTCCACTACGACTTTAGTTTTTTTGGGGTGCTTGTGAATGCGCATTGATTACAGtgcgaatgtgtgtgtttatgagtcaaatgtttataaacaatttttggGGCTTCAAatgtttctctttttttgtCCAGAGCCAAATCAAAAACATACACACATTTAAAGAAGAAACAGGTAACCCAACGCGTAATAAGAACAAAACAAACATGTAAGAAAATAAGGTtagtaaaattaaaaagtaaaaaagaaaataaatcagAAATTGGAGAACAGAAATTAAACCGGAAACCAAACCAGGAAATGAAAAACCTCCTAACCTCCACACAGAAACGATCGCCGGCACTGGAGCTGTGGCTGGAGTGCAGCCGGGTGCCCAGGTTTTCGTTGCTGCCCCGGTACAGAtactcgtcgtcgtcgtcgggATACTCGACTAGTGGCGATGGTGGCACCGAACGGTCCTCCTCCCGACCACCCAGGAGCACCACGGGCGGCAGGATTAGGACCGGTCGGTGCAGCTGCTGTTCCACAGCGGACGGTAGTTCGGGATTCGTCGGTTTCTGGGCGGGATgtggtggctgcggctgcAACTGAAATTCGTTGTGGTttgggctttggctttggctggGGCGGGCATTTAAGCTTGGCATGATCTGATTGCTGGCAAGCGGTGGGAACGACGGCGTTTGGTTGGCAAGGGTGGGTGATGTCTGCTCCGCGGGCTCTCTCTGTTTCACGCACAGGTCCAGGATCGCCTGGCGCTGCGCCTCCTGGAACTGCTGCAGACGCAACTGCTCCTGGCGCTGGCGCTGCTGCAGCGCCTGCTGCTCagtctgctgctgttgcagcagcagGTTCTCCAGCGCGCCGGCATCCAGCGCCATCTTCTGCTCCTTCAGCAGTCGACGCAGCGTGGTGGGACGTGAGTCCAGGTCCGACAGGAAATCGAATTCGTGCAGGGCATCCTGCAGCTGTCGGCGATTAACGAAATCATGACGATACGGTACGGAAAACGGAAACCGAGACgggcacacaaacacacagatacagagagagagatagataGAGAACATGATGATGGTGGGCCAAATAAGAAGAATATGGGCAGATGAATAAAGAAGGCGATAGGATTATCGAGGCAAGGAAGGGAAAGACTTTTCTTGAAGAAAGCGAGTAGAGGATATAGAGTGAAAAGTGAACGATAATGACGATGAATAAGGTGAAATCTCAAAAGCAGAGAAGGCGGAAAAATCTTAAGCGTAAACTACTTGAAATTTTGAAATATAATAGGTTCACGTTTAAAGGGtttaaaaagttcaaaagtaaagtaaattaattttataattttaagtcatttgaatgtttttcttattatttaatatttattctaaTTAGATTTACTTTTTAATATCTCGTGATTCATACTGAAGCTCGTAAAACTTTCTGCCAATTATGCGAACATTCATGATTCTGTATGGAGTGCGGCTACCGTTCCAAATGTACAGATTAGAGGGATACTTAATGCCAAACCAACACCAAAATTTGATAATGTGATGACTGTACAGAttgagtgcttgtgtgtgcataagtgggtgggtggtgaaTAAATACATGAGAGCGTGGGTGGAGGAGCAGTGGCAGGCACAACGATCAAACCAGCTACTAAGTACACACGCAGATCTTCATACAGGGTCGGTCAAGTACTGAACTGTACACGGATCGCATTGCAAAATAAATGAGCAAACTTACCTCCTGATCCAATATCGGAGTGGTGGATGTCGACTTGAGCAcaggtggtggcggtggcgccGTTGTAGGTGCCGCAGTCCGGCCGCCTTGAATCACCTGTCCTTTACTGGCACCCGGCATCTGTAAGCTGAGCGTATTGGGCCGTCCAGCTGGTCCGGTGGCCACGGGTGGCGATTCCGGGGGCAGCACACTAATTCCCTGCATGTGCATGGACAGGGGTCGCATTCCGCTCAGACCACTGGCCGCCGGATCCGGGTATTCACCTGGCGTCTCCACGTGTTCATTAATTCCTGCATCAGGATCGAATTCCAAGTTCTGTGCCTGCTCCCCGGGCGTGTAGGGCTCCGGTTCCACCAGTGCGTCAGATGAGGGAGTCCTCGAAATCGGCGACTCAGAGTCGCGAGACCCACCAACCACCATAGGTGAGCTACCGGTTAGAGAAGATCCAGATCCTACCGATCCCATGTGCACATGGTTAGGAGCATTCCGCTTAAGCAGGCGGCCCCATGTGGCCACATTGATGTTCATCTGCTTGGCCCGCGATATGTTCTTTGCCTGCTGTCTGTTGAAGATCATACGCTGGCGCCGCAGCTTTGGCTTTTGTGAAATCATGGGGTTCAAGAACTTGACCTCCGCAAATAGCAGACCTTGTGGCTCCAGCTGCAATGCCATGCCATGTCGCACATCGTCAATGAACTCTTCCAGGCGCAGCACCTTTACGGCGCACAGGGATCGCCAGTCGCGCCAGTAAACTC carries:
- the LOC6608331 gene encoding serine/threonine-protein kinase N isoform X15 — its product is MALTMNMVFLKDLRSRLKGYLHGEYIKHPVLYELSHKYGFTENLPESCMSIRLEEIKEAIRREIRKELKIKEGAEKLREVAKDRRSLSDVAVLVKKSKSKLAELKSELQELESQILLTSANTAVNSNGQESITACIDPNGGFLVSGAVGGLGGGSTALEGGAPATANDKVLASLEKQLQIEMKVKTGAENMIQSLGIGCDKKLLAEAHQMLADSKAKIEFLRLRIIKVKQNREQADRLKASRQMIDEHGQTIGGNNSSQPQSLETTLEERIEELRHRLRIEAAVVDGAKNVIRTLQTANRAPDKKALQEAHGRLSESSRKLDLLRYSLDLRRQELPADSPAAQLLKTELQIVQLSTSPAPVTYTSLQSGQAGILGGKPYQSVSSLGRCASVTGKLEVRLLGCQDLLEDVPGRSRRDKDNNSSPGDLRSFVKGVTSRSSSKSYSVKDETSIEIMAVIKLDNITVGQTSWKQCSQQAWDQRFSIDLDRSRELEIGVYWRDWRSLCAVKVLRLEEFIDDVRHGMALQLEPQGLLFAEVKFLNPMISQKPKLRRQRMIFNRQQAKNISRAKQMNINVATWGRLLKRNAPNHVHMGSVGSGSSLTGSSPMVVGGSRDSESPISRTPSSDALVEPEPYTPGEQAQNLEFDPDAGINEHVETPGEYPDPAASGLSGMRPLSMHMQGISVLPPESPPVATGPAGRPNTLSLQMPGASKGQVIQGGRTAAPTTAPPPPPVLKSTSTTPILDQEVIPQLGKLYVGSSQQQYAQQSSPIIQEPPTPTIYGNSAAAGAPQFQQPTQRQEKQPPQQQPIYANQYELNVAKAAAAASVYSPSSSTTSNSNQQQQRRNVARGLQYRESGGLETGRAGKQPPNAGMLSMDNFRLLSVLGRGHFGKVILSQLRSNNQYYAIKALKKGDIIARDEVESLLSEKRIFEVANAMRHPFLVNLYSCFQTEQHVCFVMEYAAGGDLMMHIHTDVFLEPRAVFYAACVVLGLQYLHENKIIYRDLKLDNLLLDTEGYVKIADFGLCKEGMGFGDRTGTFCGTPEFLAPEVLTETSYTRAVDWWGLGVLIFEMLVGESPFPGDDEEEVFDSIVNDEVRYPRFLSLEAIAVMRRLLRKNPERRLGSSERDAEDVKKQAFFRSIVWDDLLLRKVKPPFVPTINHLEDVSNFDEEFTSEKAQLTPPKEPRHLTEEEQVLFQDFSYTAEWC
- the LOC6608331 gene encoding serine/threonine-protein kinase N isoform X16; translated protein: MIVPTFHVLGQVLRQMFAVQLQQQQQRTHNQLHYLDLSPARTINQLLVCPCASNPVPPAARISLVHITLEPINASRTTSCLIEEVAEPDSQPEIKPVAEAQTAKVSEACVESILLETVEKLETADQVQQVIPQLGKLYVGSSQQQYAQQSSPIIQEPPTPTIYGNSAAAGAPQFQQPTQRQEKQPPQQQPIYANQYELNVAKAAAAASVYSPSSSTTSNSNQQQQRRNVARGLQYRESGGLETGRAGKQPPNAGMLSMDNFRLLSVLGRGHFGKVILSQLRSNNQYYAIKALKKGDIIARDEVESLLSEKRIFEVANAMRHPFLVNLYSCFQTEQHVCFVMEYAAGGDLMMHIHTDVFLEPRAVFYAACVVLGLQYLHENKIIYRDLKLDNLLLDTEGYVKIADFGLCKEGMGFGDRTGTFCGTPEFLAPEVLTETSYTRAVDWWGLGVLIFEMLVGESPFPGDDEEEVFDSIVNDEVRYPRFLSLEAIAVMRRLLRKNPERRLGSSERDAEDVKKQAFFRSIVWDDLLLRKVKPPFVPTINHLEDVSNFDEEFTSEKAQLTPPKEPRHLTEEEQVLFQDFSYTAEWC
- the LOC6608331 gene encoding serine/threonine-protein kinase N isoform X8, yielding MALTMNMVFLKDLRSRLKGYLHGEYIKHPVLYELSHKYGFTENLPESCMSIRLEEIKEAIRREIRKELKIKEGAEKLREVAKDRRSLSDVAVLVKKSKSKLAELKSELQELESQILLTSANTAVNSNGQESITACIDPNGGFLVSGAVGGLGGGSTALEGGAPATANDKVLASLEKQLQIEMKVKTGAENMIQSLGIGCDKKLLAEAHQMLADSKAKIEFLRLRIIKVKQNREQADRLKASRQMIDEHGQTIGGNNSSQPQSLETTLEERIEELRHRLRIEAAVVDGAKNVIRTLQTANRAPDKKALQEAHGRLSESSRKLDLLRYSLDLRRQELPADSPAAQLLKTELQIVQLSTSPAPVTYTSLQSGQAGILGGKPYQSVSSLGRCASVTGKLEVRLLGCQDLLEDVPGRSRRDKDNNSSPGDLRSFVKGVTSRSSSKSYSVKDETSIEIMAVIKLDNITVGQTSWKQCSQQAWDQRFSIDLDRSRELEIGVYWRDWRSLCAVKVLRLEEFIDDVRHGMALQLEPQGLLFAEVKFLNPMISQKPKLRRQRMIFNRQQAKNISRAKQMNINVATWGRLLKRNAPNHVHMGSVGSGSSLTGSSPMVVGGSRDSESPISRTPSSDALVEPEPYTPGEQAQNLEFDPDAGINEHVETPGEYPDPAASGLSGMRPLSMHMQGISVLPPESPPVATGPAGRPNTLSLQMPGASKGQVIQGGRTAAPTTAPPPPPVLKSTSTTPILDQELQDALHEFDFLSDLDSRPTTLRRLLKEQKMALDAGALENLLLQQQQTEQQALQQRQRQEQLRLQQFQEAQRQAILDLCVKQREPAEQTSPTLANQTPSFPPLASNQIMPSLNARPSQSQSPNHNEFQLQPQPPHPAQKPTNPELPSAVEQQLHRPVLILPPVVLLGGREEDRSVPPSPLVEYPDDDDEYLYRGSNENLGTRLHSSHSSSAGDRFCVEVIPQLGKLYVGSSQQQYAQQSSPIIQEPPTPTIYGNSAAAGAPQFQQPTQRQEKQPPQQQPIYANQYELNVAKAAAAASVYSPSSSTTSNSNQQQQRRNVARGLQYRESGGLETGRAGKQPPNAGMLSMDNFRLLSVLGRGHFGKVILSQLRSNNQYYAIKALKKGDIIARDEVESLLSEKRIFEVANAMRHPFLVNLYSCFQTEQHVCFVMEYAAGGDLMMHIHTDVFLEPRAVFYAACVVLGLQYLHENKIIYRDLKLDNLLLDTEGYVKIADFGLCKEGMGFGDRTGTFCGTPEFLAPEVLTETSYTRAVDWWGLGVLIFEMLVGESPFPGDDEEEVFDSIVNDEVRYPRFLSLEAIAVMRRLLRKNPERRLGSSERDAEDVKKQAFFRSIVWDDLLLRKVKPPFVPTINHLEDVSNFDEEFTSEKAQLTPPKEPRHLTEEEQVLFQDFSYTAEWC
- the LOC6608331 gene encoding serine/threonine-protein kinase N isoform X5 is translated as MSDSYYQGEYIKHPVLYELSHKYGFTENLPESCMSIRLEEIKEAIRREIRKELKIKEGAEKLREVAKDRRSLSDVAVLVKKSKSKLAELKSELQELESQILLTSANTAVNSNGQESITACIDPNGGFLVSGAVGGLGGGSTALEGGAPATANDKVLASLEKQLQIEMKVKTGAENMIQSLGIGCDKKLLAEAHQMLADSKAKIEFLRLRIIKVKQNREQADRLKASRQMIDEHGQTIGGNNSSQPQSLETTLEERIEELRHRLRIEAAVVDGAKNVIRTLQTANRAPDKKALQEAHGRLSESSRKLDLLRYSLDLRRQELPADSPAAQLLKTELQIVQLSTSPAPVTYTSLQSGQAGILGGKPYQSVSSLGRCASVTGKLEVRLLGCQDLLEDVPGRSRRDKDNNSSPGDLRSFVKGVTSRSSSKSYSVKDETSIEIMAVIKLDNITVGQTSWKQCSQQAWDQRFSIDLDRSRELEIGVYWRDWRSLCAVKVLRLEEFIDDVRHGMALQLEPQGLLFAEVKFLNPMISQKPKLRRQRMIFNRQQAKNISRAKQMNINVATWGRLLKRNAPNHVHMGSVGSGSSLTGSSPMVVGGSRDSESPISRTPSSDALVEPEPYTPGEQAQNLEFDPDAGINEHVETPGEYPDPAASGLSGMRPLSMHMQGISVLPPESPPVATGPAGRPNTLSLQMPGASKGQVIQGGRTAAPTTAPPPPPVLKSTSTTPILDQELQDALHEFDFLSDLDSRPTTLRRLLKEQKMALDAGALENLLLQQQQTEQQALQQRQRQEQLRLQQFQEAQRQAILDLCVKQREPAEQTSPTLANQTPSFPPLASNQIMPSLNARPSQSQSPNHNEFQLQPQPPHPAQKPTNPELPSAVEQQLHRPVLILPPVVLLGGREEDRSVPPSPLVEYPDDDDEYLYRGSNENLGTRLHSSHSSSAGDRFCVEARISLVHITLEPINASRTTSCLIEEVAEPDSQPEIKPVAEAQTAKVSEACVESILLETVEKLETADQVQQVIPQLGKLYVGSSQQQYAQQSSPIIQEPPTPTIYGNSAAAGAPQFQQPTQRQEKQPPQQQPIYANQYELNVAKAAAAASVYSPSSSTTSNSNQQQQRRNVARGLQYRESGGLETGRAGKQPPNAGMLSMDNFRLLSVLGRGHFGKVILSQLRSNNQYYAIKALKKGDIIARDEVESLLSEKRIFEVANAMRHPFLVNLYSCFQTEQHVCFVMEYAAGGDLMMHIHTDVFLEPRAVFYAACVVLGLQYLHENKIIYRDLKLDNLLLDTEGYVKIADFGLCKEGMGFGDRTGTFCGTPEFLAPEVLTETSYTRAVDWWGLGVLIFEMLVGESPFPGDDEEEVFDSIVNDEVRYPRFLSLEAIAVMRRLLRKNPERRLGSSERDAEDVKKQAFFRSIVWDDLLLRKVKPPFVPTINHLEDVSNFDEEFTSEKAQLTPPKEPRHLTEEEQVLFQDFSYTAEWC